A stretch of Ipomoea triloba cultivar NCNSP0323 chromosome 11, ASM357664v1 DNA encodes these proteins:
- the LOC115996498 gene encoding putative RNA-binding protein Luc7-like 2, protein MDAIRKQLDVLMGANRNGDVTEVDRKYYDRDVCRLFLSGLCPHDLFQLTKMDMGPCPKVHSLPLRKEYEEAKSKGLDNYDRDLEDVIDRLIVECDRKISRAVKRLDEEDAKAAIAISVSEVTQSAEILELSKQIKEKLKEVDQNDLEGKTDLKIRALEELEELRTKRADKQAMLLLDAFNKDRASLPQPLQNPPQLEPRPAAATDPRIQELINEKLKKAEDLGEQGMVDEAQKALEEAEALKKLPARQEPILDSSKYTAADVRITDQKLRVCDICGAFLSVYDSDRRLADHFGGKLHLGYMQIREKLAELQEERNNKRKSCEEERRSRERRSRDPKRESSRDRGDSRERGRDYDRKSKDRDRYSDRDRGYDRERERSRSYDSRRSHRGSRSRSRERSRDYDRHRRYDRY, encoded by the exons ATGGATGCTATAAGGAAGCAGTTGGATGTGCTAATGGGAGCCAACCGGAATGGCGACGTCACCGAGGTGGATCGGAAATACTACGACCGCGACGTCTGCCGTCTCTTTCTCTCCGGCCTTTGCCCTCATGACCTCTTCCAACTCACT AAAATGGATATGGGGCCATGCCCAAAAGTGCATTCATTGCCACTGAGGAAAGA ATATGAGGAAGCAAAATCAAAAGGTCTTGATAACTATGACAGAGACTTGGAGGATGTTATTGACAGGCTGATTGTTGAGTGTGATAGGAAGATAAGTAGAGCTGTCAAACGGCTTGATGAAGAGGATGCCAAAGCTGCTATTGCCATCTCAGTGTCCGAAGTTACTCAA TCAGCTGAAATTCTTGAGTTATCCAAGCAAATTAAGGAGAAGTTAAAAGAAGTTGATCAAAATG ATCTTGAAGGCAAGACAGATCTTAAAATTCGAGCTCTTGAAGAGCTTGAAGAACTCAGAACAAAGAGAGCAGACAAACAA GCAATGCTGCTTTTGGATGCATTTAACAAAGATCGGGCTTCTCTACCTCAGCCACTTCAAAACCCTCCACAGCTGGAGCCCAGGCCTGCAGCTGCTACAGATCCTCGCATACAGGAGCTGATAaatgagaaattaaagaaagctGAAGATCTTG GTGAACAAGGGATGGTAGATGAGGCGCAGAAAGCATTGGAAGAGGCTGAAGCACTAAAGAAG cTGCCAGCACGCCAGGAACCCATCCTTGATTCCTCAAAATACACTGCTGCTGATGTGCGCATT ACTGATCAGAAGCTGCGTGTGTGTGACATTTGTGGAGCATTTTTAAGCGTTTATGACAG TGATCGTCGTTTAGCTGATCATTTTGGGGGAAAGCTCCATTTGGGCTATATGCAAATCCGAGAGAAGTTGGCTGAACTTCAG GAAGAGAGGAACAATAAACGGAAATCTTGTGAAGAAGAGAGGAG ATCTAGAGAACGAAGGAGCCGAGATCCCAAAAGGGAATCAAGTAGGGATCGAGGTGATAGCCGTGAAAGAGGGAGGGATTATGATCGTAAAAGCAAAGATCGTGATAGGTACAGTGACCGAGATCGCGGCTATGATAGAGAGAGGGAGCGTTCTCGTAGCTATGATTCTAGGAGGAGTCACCGTGGATCACGATCTCGATCCAGAGAACGCTCAAGGGATTATGATCGCCACAG GCGTTATGATCGCTACTAG
- the LOC115996109 gene encoding secreted RxLR effector protein 161-like, with protein sequence MKEEFEMSMVGELTYFLGLQIRQSREASRPDINFSVGACARYQSNPKESHLTTVKRIIKYIKGTIEFGIWYSNESNTQLVGFTDADWAGNVDDRKNTSGGCFYLGSNLVSWLSKKQNSISLSTAEAEYIVAGSSCAQLLWMKQMLEDYGIEQQVITLYCNNSSAISITKNPVLHSRTKYIDIRHHFIRELVEDNVVCLEHVSTGNQIADILTKALDGNKFEELRHKLGLCTSS encoded by the exons ATGAAAGaagaatttgagatgagcatggtcGGTGAACTAACATACTTTCTTGGTCTACAAATTAGACAATCTAGAGAAG CTAGTAGACCCGACATAAACTTTAGTGTTGGTGCTTGCGCAAGATACCAGTCAAATCCAAAAGAATCGCACCTCACTACCGTTAAGAGAATCATTAAATACATCAAAGGCACCATAGAGTTCGGGATCTGGTACTCAAACGAATCTAATACCCAACTTGTCGGATTCACagatgcagattgggctggaAATGTCGATGACAGGAAAAACACTTCTGGAGGCTGCTTCTATCTAGGGTCAAATCTCGTCTCCTGGTTAAGCAAAAAACAGAATTCGATTTCTTTGTCAACAgcagaagcagaatatattGTTGCAGGCAGTAGTTGTGCTCAATTATTATGGATGAAACAAATGCTAGAGGACTACGGCATTGAGCAACAGGTAATTACTCTTTACTGTAACAACTCTAGTGCTATCAGTATCACAAAGAATCCTGTGCTACATTCTCGAACCAAATATATTGATATTCGCCACCATTTTATTAGAGAATTGGTAGAAGATAATGTTGTCTGTTTAGAACATGTGTCTACAGGGAATCAGATTGCAGACATCCTTACTAAGGCACTTGATGGGAACAAGTTTGAAGAATTACGACACAAACTTGGTTTGTGTACATCATCGTAA
- the LOC115996493 gene encoding uncharacterized protein LOC115996493 has product MAATMNAGSCLHSKSNCSAPISNSKAGTQFSSLPLHRQSRCTWFPTGVGIRINGGGDGRGWRNGRFYTEKEGYVGGGRSSVPTISAIANPQDSKATVLRKILESPGIHLGPACFNALSAKLVERAGFNFGFTTGFGISAAKLGLPDVGLISYGEMVAQGQEITEAVSIPLIGDGDNGYGNAMNVKRTVKGYIRAGYAGILLEDQVSPKACGHTHGRKVVSREEAILRIKAAVDARRESGADIVIVARTDSRQAISFEESLWRSRAFADAGADVLFIDALASKEEMKSFCEVSPKVPKMANMLEGGGKTPILTPVELEDIGFKIVAYPLSLLGVSICAMQDALKAIRSGRLPSPGSMPSFEEMKDILGFNAYYEEERRYATSTTQPSSQKGYTPPENSEQDDTELRSQKPQDPVVEVLTPEVYNPYDGDSSGESFSGIWSRKLRVKITGRDGIEKLDIRIPAGFLEGIKNIVPALVGVNLKALLDDASFEEGGKQLLDFKDTRGDRIQVFLE; this is encoded by the exons ATGGCTGCAACAATGAACGCTGGAAGTTGCCTCCACTCCAAAAGCAACTGCTCAGCGCCTATTTCAAATTCCAAAGCTGGGACGCAGTTTTCCTCCCTGCCCCTTCATCGGCAGAGCCGGTGCACTTGGTTTCCGACTGGGGTCGGAATTAGAATCAATGGCGGTGGCGACGGCAGGGGATGGCGAAATGGGAGATTTTACACTGAAAAGGAGGGCTATGTGGGCGGGGGGAGGAGCTCCGTCCCAACCATTTCAGCCATCGCCAACCCGCAGGACTCTAAGGCGACGGTGCTTCGGAAAATCCTAGAATCGCCAGGGATTCATCTGGGCCCCGCCTGTTTCAATGCTCTCAGTGCAAAGCTCGTCGAGAGAGCTGGCTTCAATTTTGGCTTCACTACTG GGTTTGGAATATCCGCTGCTAAGTTGGGATTGCCAGATGTGGGGCTAATTTCTTATGGTGAGATGGTGGCTCAAGGACAAGAAATTACAGAAGCCGTTTCCATACCCTTAATTGGAGATGGAGACAATGGGTATGGTAATGCCATGAACGTTAAGAGAACTGTCAAAGGGTATATCAGAGCGGGCTATGCAGGAATACTACTTGAAGATCAG GTTTCTCCAAAAGCTTGTGGCCATACACATGGCAGGAAAGTTGTGTCCAGAGAGGAAGCAATCCTGAGGATAAAAGCTGCCGTTGATGCTCGGAGAGAGAGTGGAGCCGACATTGTGATTGTAGCACGTACTGATTCACGTCAAGCAATTTCCTTTGAAGAATCACTTTGGAGGTCTCGGGCGTTTGCTGATGCTGGAGCTGATGTTTTGTTCATTGATGCCCTTGCATCAAAAGAAGAGATGAAATCTTTCTGTGAAGTTTCTCCAAAGGTTCCAAAGATG GCCAACATGCTTGAAGGTGGAGGGAAAACACCGATACTCACACCAGTTGAACTTGAGGATATTGGTTTCAAAATTGTGGCATACCCTCTTTCCTTATTAGGGGTATCCATCTGTGCAATGCAG GATGCATTGAAAGCAATTAGAAGTGGTCGTTTGCCTTCACCTGGAAGCATGCCATCATTTGAAGAAATGAAAGATATACTCGGTTTTAATGCCTATTATGAAGAAGAGAGGCGCTATGCCACCAGCACCACCCAGCCTTCTTCACAGAAAG GTTACACTCCACCGGAGAACAGCGAACAAGATGATACTGAACTGCGAAGTCAAAAACCACAAGATCCAGTGGTTGAAGTATTAACTCCTGAGGTGTATAATCCCTACGATGGGGATAGTTCAGGAGAATCTTTCTCAGGGATTTGGTCCCGAAAGTTGAGAGTTAAAATTACAGGACGAGATGGAATTGAAAAACTTGACATAAGAATTCCT GCTGGATTTTTGGAAGGAATCAAAAATATAGTCCCAG CACTAGTGGGGGTGAACTTGAAAGCACTTTTGGACGATGCGAGTTTTGAAGAGGGAGGGAAGCAGTTGTTAGATTTCAAGGATACAAGGGGAGACAGGATTCAAGTGTTCTTGGAGTAG
- the LOC115996508 gene encoding uncharacterized protein LOC115996508, producing MNSTDLPLMAAAAADCHSGGGAPLVMVVEYLETTMSRDLLCKFPDNSAFDFDYSQSTIWSPMVARPLIPVAGPGDLGSGLRRKLTYAETRTNFKEVTAKFKSKLRDAVSCSVRYQQLKKRKMRDFDFSPIPSSSKLTNTPRKGWAKVLKAASKNFKKSKKKPQIM from the exons ATGAACTCAACGGATCTCCCTCtgatggcggcggcggcggctgacTGTCACAGCGGCGGCGGCGCACCCCTGGTGATGGTGGTGGAGTACTTGGAGACCACCATGTCGAGAGATCTACTCTGCAAGTTTCCGGACAACTCCGCCTTCGATTTCGACTATTCTCAGAGCACAATCTGGTCCCCAATGGTGGCCCGCCCCCTGATCCCCGTCGCCGGCCCCGGCGATCTCGGCTCCGGCCTCCGGAGAAAGCTGACGTACGCGGAAACCAGGACCAATTTCAAGGAAGTGACGGCCAAATTCAAGAGCAAGCTTCGAGATGCGGTGTCCTGCAGTGTCCGTTATCAACAGTtgaagaagaggaagatgagGGATTTTGATTTCTCTCCGATCCCTTCTTCTTCTAAGCTCACAAATACTCCACGAAAG GGATGGGCAAAGGTATTGAAAGCAGCTTCAAAGAATTTCAAGAAGAGCAAGAAGAAACCTCAAATAATGTGA